One Deinococcus sp. LM3 genomic region harbors:
- a CDS encoding GntP family permease, with the protein METFVQTLSAPTLLGIAAAAVAALLFLIMALRLHAFVALILISLITAFATGLPTGEIVKVLTDGFGSTLGSVALLVGLGAMLGRLVETSGGAKVLADTLVTRFGEHRAPLALGVASLLFGFPIFFDAGLIVMLPVVFAVARRLNQPVLRFGLPAAGAFSVMHVFVPPHPGAVAAADLLKADMGTLIGVGLIVALPTWYLAAYLFGLWAGKRYPNPVPELLSGGPLSVEAPSNPPRAGTVIAMLLLPLILIFGNTGLNALATAGSIDAANPAVVLIRLFGNTPVALLISVLVAAVVLGARRGRDPVTIEKLLDSSLGPIASVVLITGAGGMFGAVLRASGIGDAVSGSLADLGVPVIAAAFLIAAILRIAQGSATVALLTAAGLIQPAVAAAGYAGTDVAAVVVAAAAGSVVVSHVNDSGFWLVGRLLNLDIPTTFKTWTVMETLIGVIGFAFAVLIFTVL; encoded by the coding sequence ATGGAAACCTTCGTCCAGACCCTGTCCGCCCCCACGCTGCTCGGCATTGCCGCCGCCGCCGTGGCCGCCCTGCTGTTCCTGATCATGGCGCTGCGCCTGCACGCCTTCGTTGCCCTGATCCTGATCAGCCTGATCACCGCCTTCGCCACCGGCCTGCCCACCGGCGAGATCGTGAAAGTCCTGACCGACGGCTTCGGCAGTACCCTCGGCAGCGTCGCCCTGCTCGTCGGTCTGGGCGCCATGCTGGGCCGCCTCGTGGAAACCAGCGGCGGCGCGAAAGTCCTGGCGGACACGCTGGTCACCCGCTTCGGCGAGCACCGCGCCCCGCTTGCGCTGGGTGTGGCCTCACTGCTGTTCGGCTTCCCGATCTTCTTCGACGCCGGCCTGATCGTCATGCTGCCCGTCGTGTTCGCCGTCGCCCGCCGCCTGAACCAGCCGGTCCTGCGCTTCGGCCTGCCCGCTGCCGGGGCGTTCTCGGTCATGCACGTCTTCGTCCCGCCACACCCCGGCGCGGTCGCCGCCGCCGACCTGCTGAAGGCCGACATGGGCACCCTGATCGGCGTGGGCCTGATCGTCGCGCTGCCCACCTGGTACCTCGCCGCGTACCTGTTCGGCCTGTGGGCCGGAAAACGCTACCCGAACCCCGTCCCGGAACTCCTCAGCGGCGGTCCCCTCAGCGTCGAGGCTCCCAGCAACCCGCCCCGTGCCGGGACTGTCATCGCCATGCTGCTGCTGCCGCTGATCCTGATCTTCGGGAACACCGGCCTGAACGCCCTCGCCACCGCCGGCAGCATCGACGCCGCCAACCCGGCCGTCGTTCTGATCCGCCTGTTCGGGAACACGCCCGTCGCCCTGCTGATCTCCGTCCTGGTCGCCGCCGTCGTCCTCGGCGCCCGCCGGGGCCGTGACCCCGTCACCATCGAGAAACTCCTCGACTCCTCGCTGGGGCCCATCGCGTCCGTCGTGCTGATCACCGGGGCGGGCGGCATGTTCGGCGCGGTCCTGCGCGCCAGCGGCATCGGGGACGCCGTGTCCGGCAGTCTCGCCGACCTGGGCGTGCCCGTCATCGCCGCCGCGTTCCTGATCGCCGCCATCCTCCGCATCGCGCAGGGCAGCGCCACCGTCGCCCTGCTGACCGCCGCCGGACTCATCCAGCCTGCCGTGGCCGCCGCCGGGTACGCGGGCACCGACGTGGCTGCCGTCGTCGTGGCTGCCGCTGCCGGTTCCGTCGTCGTGTCGCACGTCAACGACTCCGGCTTCTGGCTGGTGGGCCGCCTCCTGAACCTCGACATCCCCACCACCTTCAAGACCTGGACTGTGATGGAAACCCTGATCGGCGTGATCGGTTTCGCCTTCGCCGTCCTGATCTTCACCGTGCTGTAA